CTCTGATTCTTTCAATCCTGTACAAGAGAAGCTTCGAAGATGTAAAGATGATTCTCGTAGACCCTAAAGTAGTTGAGCTTAAGCTGTACAATAATATTCCTCACCTGCTCACTCCGGTTATTACAGAACCTAAGAAGGCACTTCAGGCCCTTCAGTGGTGTCTGTGTGAAATGGAACGCCGCTATGCCCTTCTCGACAGCATGGGTGTACGCGATATTTCTAACTACAATGCAAAAATCAAACAGCAGAAAATCTGTACACAGAAACTGCCTTATATTGTTGTTATTATTGATGAGTTTGCAGACCTTATGGCAACAAGCGGTAAGGAGCTCGAAAACATCGTAGCCCGCCTTACAGCAATGAGCCGTGCCGTAGGAATCCACCTCGTACTTGCAACACAGCGTCCGTCTGTAAATGTAATCACAGGTCTCATCAAGGCAAATATCCCAACCCGAATCGCATTTATGGTTGCCAGCCGTACAGACTCTAACATCATTATCGATACAGTAGGTGCCGAAAAGCTTCTCGGCCGCGGTGATATGCTTTACGCTTCTGCAGTTGATCCTGCTCCAATCCGTATCCAGGGAACATTCGTAAGCGATCAGGAAGTAGAAAATGTAGTAACCGCAGTAAAAGATTACGGCGAACCAGACTACATCGACGAAGAAATTTTTGTTGAAGATGAAGAAGACGAAGCTCGTGACCTCTTCGGAGAACCAATGAGCGACGACGATCCGTTGTACGATCAGGCCCTCGAAATTGTAGTTCAGAGTGGAAAAGCCAGCGCAAGTTATCTCCAGCGACGCCTTAAAATCGGTTACAATCGTGCTGCACGTCTCGTAGAAGAAATGGAAGAGCGTGGAATTGTAGGCCCTGCAAACGGTGCTAAACCTCGCGAAGTAATTCATATTCCATAATAAATAACCGGGGTCCCAATGATTCTTGCAATTTTGTGCTTTATAGCCGGTGCCGCACTTATTGCCATCGGCATATACTTTCTCACTCCAGGCTTCCAGAGCAAAACAAACTTCCGTCACACAAAAGCAATCAGTTATGTTGCACTAGGACTCGGAGCTTTAACCCTCGTCTGGAGCTTTATGCTGTTTACCTTCCCACAGGCACAAGCCGCACTCGCATTAGTTTACATGTTCCTTTTACTGGGAGCCGTTACCGCCTTGATGATTTTAATGAAATAAAACTCCAGACAATTAGTAAATCAAAACACCGAATTTTTTTTACTTTTCAAACAAATTCACTTATAATTTAAATATAGGAGTAAAAAAGTATATGAATTCAATGTTATTAAACATCATCATTCAGACAATGCCAAAAACAGATGCCAATAATTTTGAAGATTCCCGTCTGATTGTTAAACCAAGACAAAAATGGAAGGAAGACGGTTTCAAAGGACTCATAATTCTTCTTTTATGTCTCGCCGCAATAATACTTACAGATAAAGTTCCTGTTCCATATTTAGGAAGCATTTTCTTCATTGGAGGCTTCTTCGGACTGCTATACACCTTAATGTTCACCATCCGCGGCTTCATGGTTTACAAATACTACTATGATATTTACAAAGAAGAAGATTTAAAAAAGCTCGACGAAAATTATTCAAAATAGATTTTTTTTAAGAGGGGAAAGCCTTCCCCTGTCTCCAGCCCGCTCCGCGGTCTTCCGCCACCCCTTCCAGCGGGGGCGGAAATCACAGAGTTCTGTGCCCCCGCAACGCCCCAATAATTCATTTTGTAAATCCACAGTCTGAAAATTCAAATGTATTTTCATTTACAGTTTTGTCTATTTCCCCATAATTATATATTTGTATATATTTCAACTAACTAAAGCTTTCCCTGTTTTTGTATCAATAAAGTATTTTTTATTATTTTCATTACACAAGGTTAATTCAGTTCCAATAGGTAAATCAAAAATTGAATCTATAAAAGGCTCAAACTTTACAACTGTTTCCCATGCACAAATAGTAAGATTTGCACTTTCTGCTAGATACTCTTCTGTGTCGTTTTCAGAGAAAAAACGCCAACCATTATCTATATCATTTATTGAGTTCTCTCTTACACACCATTTTAAGCGGCCATAACCTTCTAGAATATTTTTTGAAACTACCGCCCCTCCTAAATTACGCTGATTTTTCATAAGTTCTCCAATTTCTTTTTTATATTATCCCATCCATTATTAATAATTAAATTTCTAATACTAATACCGGCATTATTTTTTATATCAAAATCTTTAATTCGTACAATGCATTTTTCTATGAATGACATTACTTCTGGTGTACGGACTTTATAAGATTCAAGCAATAATGTAAAAAAAGCTGTATTTCCAAAAACGTTATCTTTCTGGATTAATGATACATCCTTTTTCAATAAAATTTCACCTATTTCTACTGCTCCTTCATATCTAATGTTTGAAGCAAGAATATGAAATTCATTGTATCCAAAATTAGTCACAACATTCACCTTAGCATTATTCATTAATAAAAAACGGGCAATATCAAATTTTCTTTGGGAGATTGCATTTTCTAATAATGAGGCACCATTCACAGTTTTGATATCTATTACGTCTTTCAATTGTTCGTTATTTAGTTGAATTTTTTTACATAAATCTTCTACTGTCCCGAATCTAACTATTGTTGAATAATCTGCATTTTTAATTTCCATAAATCACCTCATTCATATTTATGACCTCTATTGGTCCTTTTGCATAAGGTGGACGACTATTTGAATATGGCTTTTTAACTTCATTAACATTTTTATTCTTAGAAAACTGTTCTTTAAATGTTGCAATTATTGATCCTAAATTTTCAGCACTTTTATAAGCTACAAAACTGTCTATTAGACTTTCTCCAATTGCATCTAGTTTATACATAAAAGATGCAAAATATTGTTTATTCTGTGCTGCTTCATTTGAAGAATTAAAATAGTCTTGTCCAAAATCAAGATTGAACAATCCGCTTATATTATTATCAATTTGTGGACAGATTATGTTATTCCATTTTCCGGTATTTGAATATCCTTGATTCTGTAATGCATAGTCTGTTTCCAAATTAAAACTGTTATAATAATCAACAGTATTTTTTTCAGATTGCGTTCTTATTTGATAAGCATAATCATCTCTAGTAGGAGAAAGACCTTGCCAATCAACAAGTACAATTGGATTCACGTTACAATAATTCCACCAATTGACACCATCACGGATCGGATCAGAAACTGTAAATCGTCCAAGTTCACTGTCATACCAGCGGGCATTGAAATAATACAGACCGCTTGCCTTAACAAAGAACTTACCGGTGTAACTTGGGGTAAACTTAGAATCACCCTTTTCATTCAGAATACTTCCGATAGCTTCATAACCTGCTTCCCAGACTACAGTTCCGTTCTCGTCTGTAACAACTTCAGTTGTACCCAGGTGGTCAATATGATGATAGTATACCACACCTTCGTTTACTTCGCACCATAAAGTTGTGTTAGCCCAGATGTAAGTTGTTTTCTTTGCGATATTGGATTATGGCGGTTCCCGTCTGCTTCGCAGCCGGTCGCTTCTTCCCCACCGGAGCATTTTGCCGGCTCAAAGCCGTCGCTCCCTAGGTGGCCGCCTTCGGTGCAGCTCCACACGCTAACTTTTTTTTACTTTACCGAAGAAAATACACTCCCCGTTAAATCTGAATGTATTTTCTTCGTAGCTCAAAAAGCCATGTCTGTTTGAGTTACTTACATAATGTCAAAGAACTGATTTTACATATATAATGGTTATATGTATGTATGAATTAATCAAATTTAAAAAAATTAAATCTTATCCAATGGAACAAAATACATATTCTCTGAAATTTCATTTATTCTTTTTTCTTTGCGAGTTATTTTATCTCCATTATTATCATATGGATGAAAATAAAATTCATAATAAATAAATGAATCTCCTCCTAATCTATAATCATAAAATTCGATTTGATTGGAATACATTATATTAAACTTAGTATAAAACAAAAATCCAGCAGTCCCTTGTATTGGTATATGTGAACGTTTTTTTGGATACTTTGCAAATATTTCATTTATTGAATTTTTGTTTGGATCCCAAATCTCACCATTTTGTCCTTTTGGTGAATAACCATATTGAAGAGCAATATTACCCGCAAAAAAGGAACTTGTTGAATTTGAATTTAAAAAAATTAAATTATAAATCTGTCCTGAAAATATAATTCCAATAAACATTAACAGGAAAGAAAAATCTATTATTATTTGTTTCTGAAATATAAATCCACTAATCAGTAGAAATATATAAGGAATCAGGCAAATTACCCCTCCTAAACGCCTTCTAATTACCATAATGAATCACCCTTAAGGGAAGAAGTATCAATTATTCCTGACCCAAGAACTTTTTGAGATTTTGTTTTATTATTTTTCAACATTTTCTTAAGAACATAAATTTATCTTTTGTATATTTACTCAAATAATTCTTTTATAAAAAAACTTGGCATAAATATATATTGAAGCAAAAATAATAGATACTATAATAATAGTGAATAATTTTGCCTCCTTTGAAGGTATTTTTTGTATTCTTAATTGCATATACGATAATGCTAAACAAACAAAATACCCAATTAAAATTTTTAATTCCAACATATTATTCTTCATCCTTATTAAATAACTCAATTGTTGCATTTACTTGTTCTTGATCATTAATTTGATAATAAATGATTCCATTATCCCCTTTATTAAGGGAAATATTACCATTTTCAATCATATTATTAATTGACTCTCTTGCAATATAATAGTTTTTTTCAACTGCGCTACGTGAATCTCCCATTAAATTATTTTCATATACAGATAAAACAAGGTTATCTATTATGTAGGAGTTTGAATCTACTAAAGATAATCCAGTTTTAGTTATATCAATAGCATCTGATACTTTTCCTAATATCTTTGCAGCAGAATTAATCTTCTTTCCAATTTTAGATCCTTTTGACATACCATTTGTAAATCTTTTTGAAATTTCTACTATATCATTAGCTGTACCAATTTTATTTAAAATTGAATTAACTTCTTTAGACATTACATGTCCTGCCGATAAACTTGAATCTATAACCTTAAGTTTATCAAATGGAGTCATAAAATTTGATAAAGATTTTCCAAACTCACCAATTCCTATTGGATAAAAGTCTAATATATTGTTTGCCAAATTTAATAATTTTGTACGTGTTTTATCATATGTAATTATACCATACTTTCCGACCTCTGCATCATAATACGAATAGCAGATCTCTCCAGTGAAATCTAAAAATGAAATGGGATTCCCATTACAGTAATTCCACCAATTTAAGCCATCACGAATTGGATCGGAAGTTGTAAATTTTCCCAGTTCAGAATCATACCAGCGGGCATTAAAGTAATACAATCCACTTGCATTATCAAAGAATTTACCTGTGTAGCTTGGTGTGAACTTAGAATCACCCTTTTCATTCAGAACACTTCCGAAAGCTTCGTAGCCTGCTTCCCAGACTACAGTTCCGTTCTCGTCTGTAACAACTTCGGTTGTTCCCAGGTGATCAGTATGATGATAGTATACCACACCTGCGTTGACTTCGCACCATAAAGTTGTGTTTGCCCAGATGTAGGTTGTCTGCTTTGTATCATTTTCTTCTGAACACTCGTTGTAAATAACGCGGCCGTCAGCTGTGTACTCATAGAACTCAGTAACAGTCTTTGCTATCTCTTCATTTTCTACTTCTACGAGATCGCTCGGGTTATAGTTCTGATATGTCTTTTTAACAAGAAGACCTCGGTAATCGTAAACATAACTTCCGCGTTCCTTTAAGTTAGAACTTCCTTTTCCAGAATAACTTGCTTTTGTCATACGGTTCTGTAAATCGTACTCGTATGTCCAGAGCTCACCATCTGTTTCAGAGAATGTCCATGCAGAGAAAAGTTCATTTCCAGAATCCTGTGCTTCAGTTCCACGGGCTGTAAGATTTCCGTTCTTGTCGTAGTTGAAGTACCAGTTTCCAGCTTTCTTTATGAGGTCGCTGTTTGCATAGTATTCATAAAATTTTACACGACCATTTGGATTTGCGTATGTTTCAGTCTCAGTCAGTCGGTTTCCACGTGCATCATATGAGAATGCATTTACTTTTCCGTTTGCAATGTAACTTACTTCAAACAGGTTCCAGATATTTCCGCTGTATGTTGCGTGATCTACAGGTGCATAATCCTCATCACGTTCATCCCAAAGGGAATGAAGTTTTACATAACGGGCTTTTGTTTCTTCTTTGAATATTAAATTCCAGCCTTCACGGCTGTTTTCCCAAGTTACCTCATCATCATGAATCCAGTTTTCGCCTTTTTCATCACTACTGAGCCATACTTCAAGGTGTTCAGGTTTGATGCGATTATTTCTTGCAAATACTTTAAGCGAACAAAGAGTCTGGGCTTTTTCGAGATCTACGATTACAGAACCTGCATAGTAGTCTAGTTTGACAGATTCACTGTTGTATATACCTTTTTTCTTTCCGCTTACGTCATTCTGTACGTACAGGAAGTTTGTTTTCTGACTTTCTTTTGTTGAAACTTCAACCTCTGCACCATTATGTTCGGATATGAGACGTCCCATTTTATCATATTCGTAAGTATTTTTTATATCAGGATTATCAGCAGTTCCCTTTGAAATCGAAGTAATATTTCCAAGCTTATCCCATCCAAGTTCTCTTGCCTTATACTTTTCAAGATCCCAACTATAGCCACTTAATGTACCTGCTGTATAATCCCATGTTCTGGATGTAACCTTTTTGTTTCCTGCTGTAATAGAAAGTAAACGTCCAAGTGAATCATATGTTCCATTATCTGCATAAGTTGTACCACTGCCATTATTTATTGCAGTAAGCTGTCCTAATGCATTATATGAGTAATCAGCTTTAGAACTATCCGGATATGAAAGCTCTATAAGATTTAATGCATCATCATATTGATATGATGTATTAAACCTCTTTCCAGCTACAGATGTTTCAAGAGAAGTAACAAGGTCATAAGCATTAGCTTTATAGTTTCCACTTATAAAGTTTATCTTTGAAACTACCGAGTTATCAGATGCCAGATACATAAAGCAGTTTTTGTCATATGTGTAGCTCTTTGATTCAGTCTTTCCATTTAATGTACGAACTTCTTTCAAGAGTCTTCCGCAGGCATCATATTCATTATTAAGTATGATTCCTTTAGGATCTGTCTTTTTGACAAGGAGCCCACGCTTATCATAAGCATAACTCCACTTTGTTCCGTCGTTCTTTTCTTCAAGAACAGGCTGTCCAAAATCGTTATATGTTATTTCCCAGATCTGGGATCCGCTTCCTTCGTTGTTATTCTCATTACGATAAGTCTGATTACCCCATACATCATATTTAAAGTCTATATATTTATCATCTTCATCTTTTTGACATGTTACCAGATTAAGTGAATTATACTCAAAAGTCT
The Treponema bryantii DNA segment above includes these coding regions:
- a CDS encoding immunity protein Imm33 domain-containing protein; the encoded protein is MKNQRNLGGAVVSKNILEGYGRLKWCVRENSINDIDNGWRFFSENDTEEYLAESANLTICAWETVVKFEPFIDSIFDLPIGTELTLCNENNKKYFIDTKTGKALVS
- a CDS encoding RHS repeat-associated core domain-containing protein; this encodes MVYYHHIDHLGTTEVVTDENGTVVWEAGYEAIGSILNEKGDSKFTPSYTGKFFVKASGLYYFNARWYDSELGRFTVSDPIRDGVNWWNYCNVNPIVLVDWQGLSPTRDDYAYQIRTQSEKNTVDYYNSFNLETDYALQNQGYSNTGKWNNIICPQIDNNISGLFNLDFGQDYFNSSNEAAQNKQYFASFMYKLDAIGESLIDSFVAYKSAENLGSIIATFKEQFSKNKNVNEVKKPYSNSRPPYAKGPIEVINMNEVIYGN